In Lactuca sativa cultivar Salinas chromosome 5, Lsat_Salinas_v11, whole genome shotgun sequence, the DNA window GGTTGATGATAATGAACTCGGACTGTTTGCCATATTCGATGGTCACTTAAGCCATGAAGTTCCTGATTATCTCCGCtcacatttgtttgaaaacatttTGAATGAGGCAAGAAACACCCTTTTTCTTCACTCCATTAAACTTTATTTTATAGATTCCTTACACCTCCTGTTTCCTTCTTTTCAGCCTGATTTCTGGACAGAGACCGAGTGTGCAATTAGAAGGGCGTACCGTATAACTGATGAAACTATACTTGAAAAAGCAGTTGATTTGGGTAAAGGAGGTTCAACAGCAGTTACTGCAATCCTGATAAACTGTAAAAAGCTTGTAGTAGCTAATGTAGGTGACTCACGTGCTGTGATATGCAAGAAAGGTGTGGCCAAACAGTTATCAATTGACCATGAGCCTAGCAAGGAACGCGAGGTTATTGAGGATAGAGGAGGCTTTGTGTCCACCTTTCCaggtaaattatatatatatatatatatatatatatatatatatatatatatatatatatatatatatatatatatatatatatatctatcttTTATCTTTATTACCTACTACAACAAGGAAGGTATGACAGGGTATTAGATGGATGACAGGTGATGTGCCACGTGTCGATGGGCGGTTGGCTGTGGCCAGAGCATTTGGTGACAAGAGCTTGAAAGAACACTTGAGTTCTGAACCGGATGTATTCATGGAAATGATAGATGATGATACGGAATTCATAATCTTGGCAAGCGATGGTGTGTGGAAGGTTTGTGTTACTGACATCAGTCACAGTCCAATGAATATCAAACACAGTCTGTTATGTCATGAGAACATGTGTCCTGATGTTGTGTTGATGGCAGGTTATGACGAATCAGGAGGCTGTGGATTGCATCATGAATGTGAAGGATGCAAGGGCAGCTGCAAAGCAATTGACCGAAGAGGCACTTACAAGGAAGAGCACCGATGATATTTCGTGCATTGTTGTAAGGTTCTGATGATATATCCTTATGCAGATGCAGCCATTgagaagaataatatatataaattaagcTGTTTCATGTTTGTTTTTGAGTCTTTCTATGTTCCTCAACATTTCGTTTTCAGTTTGTGTAtcatatttatcttttaattgtcTTGCATTTCAGAGTCTTCTATAATATTGTATACATGCCAAGTTGTGTATGTTATTTCCCTGGATTTTATAGCATTcgaatttttgaaactaacattcTAATCTAACAGTTTACCGCTTTTACCATGTTTTACATAGCTGAAAACGTGTGTTGCTTTTAGCCTTTACCATGTTTTCACAATTACTAAAAACGTGTCACTATATACAACCCAAGTACAACGTTTAATTCTCATGGTACGATACATTTGTGGCTTTACAAAAGATATCAACTTAACTTGATCACATATCTGTCATTTAGttacaaaaaatacaatatgATCCATAAAGTATAATCAAAAGTTAATCACCAACTAAAGTCgcatctttctttttcttttttgcaCATTGCACTAGACTTTGTTAACTTTCCAAAAAAAGCCAACACAAGTATCCTATTTATTATACTTTTAGACCGGAGGGTGTGGGAGGGACTCTTTCCTCATTTTTGGTGGGCCATATCTCTCTTTCCTTCACTTTCCTTTCCCTCATCTAAAAGCGGGTGGGAAGCCCttccctcacttttttttttaaaatatatttcatacatatattatatttattttgtagagaattaaaaaccatgaattttgatatatttttttatatttgtatagtagatatataattttataaatattaaaaaaaattaaaaaaaaaaaaaaaaactggccAATGAGAAGAGGAGAGAGAGTGCGGCACCCCCTCCCCCCACCTCTTTTCCCGCACTCCTTTCCCTCACCCACGGAGTGGTGTTCAAGAGGGGAGGGAAGCTTCCCTCACCCCATTCCGTCCGGCCTTAGTTGTTTAGTACTTACTCATATATATCTAATTATTTTGTTCAAACATTGACATGTCCAAAATGTTGTTAgttaggctatgtttggcgtattatctgaaaagctagctgttaaataaaaaactagttaataaaaaataatgtttggtaaaacaagctgaaatatataaaattacataaaaagacaTGTAATAGtatgtgtttttataattaattaaggggtatatttgaaatttttttaaaaaactcctaaaaagctagtctaagtagtttttcaaaaagctagcttataacctagtttttggcttaccaaacacgacaagaTAAAAAAGCTCAAAAAATAAGCTAACTTATCAGCTAGTTGTGGCACGCCAAACACAGTCTTAGTATTCTGCGATTGACTTTCCATATGAGCTTTAGTACAAATAAACGTGAGTCACTTAGAGAGATAGTGCAATTAATTACTATTTCCTTAATATAAACAAGGGTTATTGTCACTGTAGCCCAACAAACTTTAGTATATAGGTTTAAATGGTCCCTCGTGACTTTTTTTGGTAGTTTAGGGGCATAAAGTCTATTTTTACCTGCTAAAAAAGGCCCAAGACTTGTTATTACCGGTATTCTTGATGACATGGCCTTTTTCACAACTTATAAGAATTGAGTGCATGCATTGACTTGACTTTTTCAAAAATGGTGACTAGATCTTCAACATTGTGTCCTTTATAACCCGTGCTCCTTaaacaatgtcgacccactagcaCTAATCATTCCCCTCACATACCCATCCACCTTCGCTGCAACTTCATGGGCTTGAGGTCCGATGTGCTTAGTGATGCTCTGTTCACATATTAAGAATTTTATATTCAAGTATTCTTACTAAATTGCAGAATCAATCGATCGATAAAATGGTGAAATTTAATCAATCAGCCCATCAATCACCTTTGCAGCTTCACGAAGCTTACGCAATTTAGGACTTGCTTGGAGTTTAGCTAAAGTGCTACTCAGAGCTCCAACGGGAGTTGCAGGTCCATCTAATGTGATTGTGGGTAAAGGTCCATCTAATGTGGCTGTGGGTAAAGGTCCATCTAATATGGCTACAACCAATTCAACAACTCTTAAATAGACGTGTTGAACCTCAAAACATATACCTAAACAAATATGGTGTGGTATTGCAATAGGGAACCATATGGCTCGGATACATACCAATGTTATCTATATAATGAGTGTGGTATTACAACATATTGGCCTCAAGAATCTTTGAAACCTCATGAGCACTCTCAAAAGCTTTCACAAAACCATATTTGATCTCTATAATTGTCGGCAACAAGTTTATACTATGCACATCTTCTTTCATGGATGATAGGGGTGGTTCTTTCTCACTCTCCACCACTGCCCGGTGACAGCAGCCGCCACCACCGTCATTTCCACTCTTAGCATCCACCATCGTCCTCCCCTGAATCTCAGGTTTCCCGATTTTGCTACCCTTTCCATCAACTTCAGCCAATTCAGACCCAATGACACCCTCCATTTACGTAAAAAAAGAAGTCCCTTAGGGCGTTATGTGGAGATGATCAGGAAATTGGAGCTCCCATAGGGCGTAATCACTGAAGGCGACACCAATATTTTTTAGGGCAGCGATGTAGGCGGTTTGAATCCTGATTGCGTCGCTTCCTCCCTTGATTTGCCGGCATACCAACTATTGGTGGTTGTCGCTGTTGTTGTGTCGACGATTATCGGTGGCATAGCCTCCACCTCAAGTAGAATCATAAGCCTATCGAGAGCCAGGGTTGCAAATCTGGTTTTGTTTCGGGTGAATTTGGTGCTCAATTTGTTGAATTTAGGGAAGAATGAGGATATTAGGAAGATGGGCGCCACGTGGACTATTTCAGTTGACCAAATGCCACGTGGCATATCAAAACTGATGATTAGGAAGGGGTTCACTGGGTGACCCCTTCATATTTTTTATAATGACCTTTTTAAAATGGTAAAACACAAGTACATACCTCtaaaaggcaaaaaaaaaaaaaaaaaaaagtcacgaGTGACCATTTAAACCAATATAAAAAAGTTTGTTGGGCTATAATGATAATAACCCTATAAACAAATATGAAATGTTAAGCCATGGTGAATGGTGACTTCAATCACGAGTGAAATTAACATAATAGAGAATTTTCTAAAGTTTTTACATGTGAGACGGCTTTGATTCCATGCATGAATGTTGCCGTGTGCAAAGTTTTAACtagggtgtaaacgagccgagccgagctcgagcctgaccaagctcgagctcagcacgtttaattttgaggaagctcgagctcggctcgtgaacaatttagtgggctcgcgagcctaatcgagcctttatgtgtgtgtgtgtgtgtatatatatatgtagggttagattattttgttttcactatctattgtttgcatgtatgactgattctggaccaatcattttagttattttaagaaagtaattaatgcttattaaatgctgaagatgtaattaatatcttcaacatgtaatatgcattaattactttcttaaaataactaaaatgattggtccagaatcaatcatacagccacacaatagatagtgaaagcATTTacctaactttatatatatatatatatatatatatatgtttgtgtgtatatgtatgtatgtatgtatgtatgtgtgtgtgtgtatgtatgtatgtatgtatgtatgtatatatatatatatatatatatatatatatatatatatatatatatatatatatatgctcgtttaagctcgtttaggctcgcgagcccatgaattgaagctcggctcgagctcgtttaacaaatgagcctcatatttaggctcgagctcggctcaggctcgtttaattcgatctcgagtcgatcttttaacgagtcgatcctgAGTAGCTCACAAGTAGCTTGACTCACTTGCACCCCTAGTTTTAACAACCGAAGTAGCCGATGATTTAAAATTAACTCAAAGAGACTCCAAATTTGTACAAGTCTGGTTTTCTAAACCAGATTTCACCAAGTTTATTTTGTAgacgagtttttggttatttaataaataaacactaataataataacaaaataaattaccaaaactTTACCACTTTGATGACCGTCAATTATCATGCTCAAACATATATAAAGATGTAACACATAACATGCTATgcttttattatataaatctctCTTTAGTCTTTATTGCTATTGAAATCAATCTCATATTGTCATACATACCATACGTATCTAAAAATGGGCGACATTTTGGTCTCTACTATTTTTAGTATTTCACTTATCAAAATACTTGTGTTTTAAAATATCTTGCTACTTTAAATTGTAAACAAAAAGAATCCAAAAAACTctgttttaaaatttataaaaataaaaaataaaaaatcatttaGTCATGTTTCGTAAAATAAATACTACTATTACTACTTAATTTATATCTATTAACTGTTGTTGTCTCGTTTTGACTTCGATAAGTAAGTAGTTGGATGGCAaggatataatcatataacatatagGGTTAAATTAAAAAGTATATAACATAATTATCATCATATAATCAATTATGAAAATTAGAAAGCTTAATTAATAAAAACTTGTATTTTTTACTATTATGAAAATCTTaagtaaaatatatatattaaatctccctacctaataaaagagtagcacATTTGTCACGTGTCAATCAATTAGAGTTTCACATTAATTATTTGTCATTTGTCATTCTAAGGTTTTTCCTCGTTAATTAAATTTTCACTAATTCACTCCTCCATTTTACACATATCAAACACCTCAACAAAAAATTTATTTGTAATATTTATTgtctaatttattaaattattaattttttttatcattgctCAATAATCactttataatttaattaaaattatttttacctTTCTAATCTGTGGTACCGACGGATTATAGACTAGTAGAACATTAAAATAACTTTTACAATCAATCAAATAATAATGGAATAGTAAATTTGTTACATTAAatatcatataattttttttaatataaatattctTGCCATATTTTGTTATCATCTTGGGGATCCAACCAACTACCGGCGACTATTAACCAGTTAAATCGGTGGCGTTAGCTGTTGAATTAGTGATTACATGGCAGAATTCAAGGTCATCGGAGTGATCGGCGCTGGCCAAATGGGCTCCGGGATAGCTCAGTTGGCGGCGGTTGCCGGTGCCGATGTACGACTACTCGACAAAGACGCTGAAGCTCTCCTCACTGCCAAGAGGTCTATCTCCGACTCAGTTCAACGTTTTGTCTCCAAAGGTCAACTTTCCAAGGTCTCCTGTCCTATCTCTACGCTGTCTCTGTGATCCTAAGCTTCGTCATATTTATAGCCATATATCATCCTAAGCCCCAAAATTTGTTCAGAATTCTGCTCTGCGATTTAGTTGATAATAATATAGTAATAGGGTTTCGAATTTGTTGATTCAATGATTATCTACGTATGGTAGCACTCCTTCCGTTTAATCTTCAAAATTATGCCTTGGACTTCTCAATCACTGTAATTGGGGTTTTTGTGTTACGATTGCACATATCGGCTCAATAACTCTCTAAATTTGATAGCAATTCCTTGGGATAATCAAATGGATAATGTTTCAAATTAAAATATGATCTCGCATGCAGTAACCATTAAAATTTATGCAAAATCTACTTGGCAGGAGGTAGGGGCTGATGCTGTAGCTCGTGTGAAATATACTTCGAATCTAGAAGATCTTCAATCTGCAGATATTGTAATAGAAGCCATCGTTGAATCTGAGGATGTGAAGAAGAAACTATTTGCAGAATTAGATAAGATTGTTAAAGGGTCTGCCATTTTAGCATCAAATACAAGCTCCATCTCCATTACTCGTTTGGCATCTGCAACAAAACGACCACACCAGGTTTCATATTAGCCTATGATGATTTTGTGCATCATTCTCTATGTAAATATTGATATTGGGAAGGGCATTTTTGTACTTTCAGGTGATTGGCATGCATTTCATGAACCCTCCCCCCATCATGAAACTTGTTGAGATCATCCGAGGTGCACAAACATCAGATGAGACTTACAACAAGACAAAAACTTTGGCTGAGAGGTGTTTACTGTTTACATATAGTGGTTAAACCTTTTTTAAAGGTTTTTGGGTTCTGATTTTAACCTTTTAATGTTTAACAATGACAGATTCGGAAAGACTGTTGTTTGCTCAAAGGATTATTCGGGTTTCATAGTGAATCGAATCTTAATGCCAATGATTAATGAAGCCTTTTACACACTTTACACTGGTGTTGCAACAAAAGAAGACATAGATGCAGGAATGAAACTAGGAACCAATCAACCAATGGGGCCTCTACAGCTGGCAGACTTTATTGGTCTAGATATATGCTTATCAATTCTCAAAGTTCTACATGCAGGACTAGGTGACACTAAATACACACCTTGCCCTCTTCTTGTACAATATGTTGATGCAGGTCGCTTAGGTAAAAAACGAGGTGTTGGTGTTTATGACTATACTAAATTTCCTAAACAGCCCTCCAGGATTTAATCTATTTACAGGAATATCCTTTTATGTAACACTCTAGTAGTAATAGTGTTAAGACTATTGTAAGCAATAAAGTTTTCAATTCCGGAATGAAAGGCTTTTGTTTCGAGAGTGTACCTGTACCCCACAAGGTGAAAAACAGGCTGTGAGTTAATGGGTGGTAGTCCCCACTTTTGAGACTGAAAGTGACAGAAATGGAATCCAATCATATAATTGTAGTGATAAAAATAGATCTAAATCTGAAAATTTTGGGGATTGGGTAGAGATAGAGAATAGAGGTAAAGATGAAGTTTTTGTTTCAGTGTCCATGTTGTTCTTGCTTTTGTTTTGTGAAGCCTAAAAAGGGGAAACCTAAAGAGAAACAAGTGAAGGAAAGTAAACCCAAGGAGAAAGAGAGTAAACCTGTTGAGAAAGAAAGCAAGGATGAAAAGAAGACAGAGTGAAGTGAAGTGCATTTTGTTGAAATGTGATATGGGTATGTATGTTATAATAGTAGTATAAGATTAAATAATTGTTGCATCATCTTCGTCTTGGTGTGGTGGGTAGATTAAATTTGAATGTGTTAATTGGGGTAGGATCTTGTTTAAAGTAGCTGGGTCCTAGATGAAGTGTGTTTACTAGATAGATAGATGTCATGAATGATGATCTCTGTTTGTATTCCAGGTTATGAGTTTTCATGATTTTGTCATGTGTTCCAGTCTTCCAGATTATGATCAAGATCTTGTGTTCATGAATCATGATTGATTAGTTTCGGGAATTTCATGACTCATCAGGGTTATTATTTAGTTGTATTTTGCTACTAATTGGAATGGCTTTTTGTAATGCTGCTTTCTTATTTGTTAAGAGGTGTATTATGGGTTGGGTAACGTGCTAAGCGAGAgttcatttattaaaaaaaaaaaaaaaacgtaatttttttttgcaaaaaacaTCTTTTGTTCAATTTCTTGTATGAACGTGTAGTAGATTGGGAATTTGGGATAACATTTTTTAATAATCAGATTAAAAAGTATTATTCcttcaaaaaatatatatgtttttatggcAATTTTACCTATGTTCCTACGGATAAAAAGTTATTTAGCTTAAATTAACAATTACTAAATAAAACTGCTT includes these proteins:
- the LOC111910179 gene encoding probable protein phosphatase 2C 39 encodes the protein MIGKEILHKMKEKVGLSSCSAETGKGKSKMSKHVTHGYHLVKGKSYHDMEDYVFAQFKKVDDNELGLFAIFDGHLSHEVPDYLRSHLFENILNEPDFWTETECAIRRAYRITDETILEKAVDLGKGGSTAVTAILINCKKLVVANVGDSRAVICKKGVAKQLSIDHEPSKEREVIEDRGGFVSTFPGDVPRVDGRLAVARAFGDKSLKEHLSSEPDVFMEMIDDDTEFIILASDGVWKVMTNQEAVDCIMNVKDARAAAKQLTEEALTRKSTDDISCIVVRF
- the LOC111910182 gene encoding uncharacterized protein LOC111910182, which gives rise to MAEFKVIGVIGAGQMGSGIAQLAAVAGADVRLLDKDAEALLTAKRSISDSVQRFVSKGQLSKEVGADAVARVKYTSNLEDLQSADIVIEAIVESEDVKKKLFAELDKIVKGSAILASNTSSISITRLASATKRPHQVIGMHFMNPPPIMKLVEIIRGAQTSDETYNKTKTLAERFGKTVVCSKDYSGFIVNRILMPMINEAFYTLYTGVATKEDIDAGMKLGTNQPMGPLQLADFIGLDICLSILKVLHAGLGDTKYTPCPLLVQYVDAGRLGKKRGVGVYDYTKFPKQPSRI
- the LOC111910183 gene encoding uncharacterized protein LOC111910183; its protein translation is MKFLFQCPCCSCFCFVKPKKGKPKEKQVKESKPKEKESKPVEKESKDEKKTE